One region of Mycteria americana isolate JAX WOST 10 ecotype Jacksonville Zoo and Gardens chromosome 17, USCA_MyAme_1.0, whole genome shotgun sequence genomic DNA includes:
- the TRIM32 gene encoding E3 ubiquitin-protein ligase TRIM32 isoform X2: MKILVLKQEGCWDLLPAVRDVRMEKPGLKLNGNQSGIKLNQNTRMRIGAPWNRCEYKTLHWLKLPWKAMAAAPHLNSDALREVLECPICMESFTEEHLRPKLLHCGHTICKQCLEKLLANSINGIRCPFCSKITRITSLAQLTDNLTVLKIIDTAGLGEVVGLLMCKVCGRRLPRHFCKSCSLVLCEPCKETSHMPQGHRVIAIKEAAEERRREFGTRLARLRELMGDLQKRKASLEGVSRDLQSRYKAVLQDYSKEERKIQEELARSRKFFTTSLSEVEKVNNQVMEEQAYLLNLAEVQIMSRCDYFLAKIKQGDIALLEEAADEEEPELTNSLPRELTLQEVELLKVSHVGPLQIGQVVKKPRTVNMEESLMETAACSSASFREPDLVQEEASCTPNSSPAKPRMPEAATSIQQCYFIKKMGSKGSLPGMFNLPVSLHVTLQGEVLVADRGNFRIQVFTRKGFLKEIRRSPSGIDSFVLSFLGADLPNLTPLSVTMNCHGLIGVTDSYDNSVKVYTMDGHCVACHRSQLSKPWGIAALPSGQFVVTDVEGGKLWCFTVDRGVGVVKYSCLCSAVRPKFVTCDAEGTIYFTQGLGLNLENRQYEHHLEGGFSIGSVSADGQLGRQISHFFSENEDFRCIAGMCVDARGDLIVADSSRKEILHFPKGGGYNILIREGLTCPIGIAITPKGQLLVLDCWDHCIKIYSYHLRRYSTP, encoded by the exons atgaaaatacttgTCTTAAAG CAAGAGGGCTGCTGGGATCTGCTCCCTGCTGTGAGGGATGTGAGGATGGAGAAACCTGGATTGAAGCTGAACGGCAACCAGAGTGGTATAAAACTGAACCAGAATACAAGAATGAG AATTGGAGCACCTTGGAATAGATGCGAGTACAAGACTTTGCACTGGCTAAAGCTGCCTTGGAAAGCCATGGCTGCCGCCCCTCATCTCAACTCGGATGCACTCCGAGAGGTCCTGGAGTGCCCCATTTGCATGGAGTCCTTCACTGAGGAGCACCTGAGACCCAAGCTCTTACACTGCGGGCACACCATCTGCAAACAGTGCTTGGAGAAACTCCTAGCAAACAGCATTAATGGGATACGGTGCCCCTTTTGCAGCAAAATCACACGGATCACAAGCTTAGCTCAGCTGACTGACAATCTTACTGTGCTGAAGATCATAGACACTGCTGGACTGGGGGAAGTGGTGGGTCTTCTCATGTGCAAGGTCTGTGGGAGAAGGTTGCCAAGACACTTCTGCAAGAGCTGTAGCTTGGTTTTATGTGAGCCATGCAAGGAGACATCACACATGCCCCAAGGGCATAGAGTCATTGCTATCAAAGAGGCTGCTGAAGAGCGTAGGAGGGAATTTGGGACGAGGCTTGCCAGACTTCGGGAGCTCATGGGTgatctgcagaaaagaaaagcatccCTGGAGGGTGTTTCGAGAGACCTGCAATCTAGATACAAAGCAGTTCTGCAAGATTACAGCAAAGAAGAGCGCAAGATCCAGGAAGAACTGGCCAGGTCACGCAAGTTCTTCACCACCTCTTTGTCTGAAGTGGAGAAGGTAAATAATCAGGTAATGGAGGAGCAAGCTTATCTGCTGAACTTAGCAGAAGTGCAGATAATGTCTCGCTGTGACTATTTCCTTGCCAAAATAAAGCAGGGAGATATAGCTCTCTTGGAGGAGGCAGCAGATGAGGAAGAACCAGAACTGACAAACAGTCTCCCAAGGGAGCTGACTCTTCAAGAGGTTGAACTCCTTAAGGTGAGCCATGTGGGACCACTGCAGATCGGGCAGGTGGTGAAGAAACCCCGGACCGTTAACATGGAGGAATCGCTCATGGAAACTGCAGCATGCTCATCGGCTTCATTTAGGGAGCCTGACTTGGTGCAAGAAGAGGCCAGCTGCACACCGAATTCCTCACCAGCCAAGCCGAGGATGCCTGAAGCAGCCACAAGTATCCAGCAGTGTTACTTCATCAAGAAGATGGGCTCCAAGGGCAGCCTGCCAGGGATGTTTAATCTCCCCGTCAGTCTACATGTCACCCTGCAAGGAGAGGTGCTTGTGGCAGACCGAGGCAATTTCCGAATCCAGGTTTTTACCCGCAAGGGCTTTCTGAAGGAGATCCGCCGGAGCCCTAGCGGAATCGATAGTTTTGTATTGAGTTTCCTTGGAGCAGACTTGCCTAATTTGACTCCCCTTTCTGTCACCATGAACTGCCATGGCTTGATAGGTGTGACTGACAGCTACGATAACTCTGTCAAGGTCTACACCATGGATGGCCATTGCGTAGCGTGTCACCGGAGCCAACTAAGCAAGCCCTGGGGCATCGCCGCCCTGCCTTCTGGGCAGTTTGTAGTGACCGACGTGGAAGGAGGGAAACTCTGGTGTTTCACAGTGGACCGCGGCGTGGGGGTAGTGAAGTACAGTTGCTTATGTAGCGCAGTGCGCCCAAAGTTTGTCACCTGCGATGCTGAAGGGACCATATACTTTACTCAAGGGCTGGGGCTTAACCTGGAAAACCGGCAGTACGAACACCATTTAGAAGGAGGCTTTTCAATTGGCTCCGTCAGCGCAGATGGGCAGCTGGGACGCCAGATTAGCCACTTCTTCTCCGAGAATGAGGATTTCAGGTGCATTGCCGGCATGTGTGTTGATgccaggggagacctcattgtgGCTGACAGCAGCCGTAAAGAAATCTTGCATTTTCCTAAAGGAGGTGGCTATAATATCTTAATCCGGGAAGGACTCACTTGTCCCATCGGTATCGCCATTACTCCCAAAGGGCAGCTGCTAGTGCTGGACTGTTGGGATCATTGCATTAAGATCTACAGTTACCATCTGAGAAGATATTCCACCCCTTAA
- the TRIM32 gene encoding E3 ubiquitin-protein ligase TRIM32 isoform X1 — protein sequence MLRGPAHTSRRRSSAGHAGEQRAARQRRQQEGCWDLLPAVRDVRMEKPGLKLNGNQSGIKLNQNTRMRIGAPWNRCEYKTLHWLKLPWKAMAAAPHLNSDALREVLECPICMESFTEEHLRPKLLHCGHTICKQCLEKLLANSINGIRCPFCSKITRITSLAQLTDNLTVLKIIDTAGLGEVVGLLMCKVCGRRLPRHFCKSCSLVLCEPCKETSHMPQGHRVIAIKEAAEERRREFGTRLARLRELMGDLQKRKASLEGVSRDLQSRYKAVLQDYSKEERKIQEELARSRKFFTTSLSEVEKVNNQVMEEQAYLLNLAEVQIMSRCDYFLAKIKQGDIALLEEAADEEEPELTNSLPRELTLQEVELLKVSHVGPLQIGQVVKKPRTVNMEESLMETAACSSASFREPDLVQEEASCTPNSSPAKPRMPEAATSIQQCYFIKKMGSKGSLPGMFNLPVSLHVTLQGEVLVADRGNFRIQVFTRKGFLKEIRRSPSGIDSFVLSFLGADLPNLTPLSVTMNCHGLIGVTDSYDNSVKVYTMDGHCVACHRSQLSKPWGIAALPSGQFVVTDVEGGKLWCFTVDRGVGVVKYSCLCSAVRPKFVTCDAEGTIYFTQGLGLNLENRQYEHHLEGGFSIGSVSADGQLGRQISHFFSENEDFRCIAGMCVDARGDLIVADSSRKEILHFPKGGGYNILIREGLTCPIGIAITPKGQLLVLDCWDHCIKIYSYHLRRYSTP from the exons CAAGAGGGCTGCTGGGATCTGCTCCCTGCTGTGAGGGATGTGAGGATGGAGAAACCTGGATTGAAGCTGAACGGCAACCAGAGTGGTATAAAACTGAACCAGAATACAAGAATGAG AATTGGAGCACCTTGGAATAGATGCGAGTACAAGACTTTGCACTGGCTAAAGCTGCCTTGGAAAGCCATGGCTGCCGCCCCTCATCTCAACTCGGATGCACTCCGAGAGGTCCTGGAGTGCCCCATTTGCATGGAGTCCTTCACTGAGGAGCACCTGAGACCCAAGCTCTTACACTGCGGGCACACCATCTGCAAACAGTGCTTGGAGAAACTCCTAGCAAACAGCATTAATGGGATACGGTGCCCCTTTTGCAGCAAAATCACACGGATCACAAGCTTAGCTCAGCTGACTGACAATCTTACTGTGCTGAAGATCATAGACACTGCTGGACTGGGGGAAGTGGTGGGTCTTCTCATGTGCAAGGTCTGTGGGAGAAGGTTGCCAAGACACTTCTGCAAGAGCTGTAGCTTGGTTTTATGTGAGCCATGCAAGGAGACATCACACATGCCCCAAGGGCATAGAGTCATTGCTATCAAAGAGGCTGCTGAAGAGCGTAGGAGGGAATTTGGGACGAGGCTTGCCAGACTTCGGGAGCTCATGGGTgatctgcagaaaagaaaagcatccCTGGAGGGTGTTTCGAGAGACCTGCAATCTAGATACAAAGCAGTTCTGCAAGATTACAGCAAAGAAGAGCGCAAGATCCAGGAAGAACTGGCCAGGTCACGCAAGTTCTTCACCACCTCTTTGTCTGAAGTGGAGAAGGTAAATAATCAGGTAATGGAGGAGCAAGCTTATCTGCTGAACTTAGCAGAAGTGCAGATAATGTCTCGCTGTGACTATTTCCTTGCCAAAATAAAGCAGGGAGATATAGCTCTCTTGGAGGAGGCAGCAGATGAGGAAGAACCAGAACTGACAAACAGTCTCCCAAGGGAGCTGACTCTTCAAGAGGTTGAACTCCTTAAGGTGAGCCATGTGGGACCACTGCAGATCGGGCAGGTGGTGAAGAAACCCCGGACCGTTAACATGGAGGAATCGCTCATGGAAACTGCAGCATGCTCATCGGCTTCATTTAGGGAGCCTGACTTGGTGCAAGAAGAGGCCAGCTGCACACCGAATTCCTCACCAGCCAAGCCGAGGATGCCTGAAGCAGCCACAAGTATCCAGCAGTGTTACTTCATCAAGAAGATGGGCTCCAAGGGCAGCCTGCCAGGGATGTTTAATCTCCCCGTCAGTCTACATGTCACCCTGCAAGGAGAGGTGCTTGTGGCAGACCGAGGCAATTTCCGAATCCAGGTTTTTACCCGCAAGGGCTTTCTGAAGGAGATCCGCCGGAGCCCTAGCGGAATCGATAGTTTTGTATTGAGTTTCCTTGGAGCAGACTTGCCTAATTTGACTCCCCTTTCTGTCACCATGAACTGCCATGGCTTGATAGGTGTGACTGACAGCTACGATAACTCTGTCAAGGTCTACACCATGGATGGCCATTGCGTAGCGTGTCACCGGAGCCAACTAAGCAAGCCCTGGGGCATCGCCGCCCTGCCTTCTGGGCAGTTTGTAGTGACCGACGTGGAAGGAGGGAAACTCTGGTGTTTCACAGTGGACCGCGGCGTGGGGGTAGTGAAGTACAGTTGCTTATGTAGCGCAGTGCGCCCAAAGTTTGTCACCTGCGATGCTGAAGGGACCATATACTTTACTCAAGGGCTGGGGCTTAACCTGGAAAACCGGCAGTACGAACACCATTTAGAAGGAGGCTTTTCAATTGGCTCCGTCAGCGCAGATGGGCAGCTGGGACGCCAGATTAGCCACTTCTTCTCCGAGAATGAGGATTTCAGGTGCATTGCCGGCATGTGTGTTGATgccaggggagacctcattgtgGCTGACAGCAGCCGTAAAGAAATCTTGCATTTTCCTAAAGGAGGTGGCTATAATATCTTAATCCGGGAAGGACTCACTTGTCCCATCGGTATCGCCATTACTCCCAAAGGGCAGCTGCTAGTGCTGGACTGTTGGGATCATTGCATTAAGATCTACAGTTACCATCTGAGAAGATATTCCACCCCTTAA
- the TRIM32 gene encoding E3 ubiquitin-protein ligase TRIM32 isoform X3 codes for MEKPGLKLNGNQSGIKLNQNTRMRIGAPWNRCEYKTLHWLKLPWKAMAAAPHLNSDALREVLECPICMESFTEEHLRPKLLHCGHTICKQCLEKLLANSINGIRCPFCSKITRITSLAQLTDNLTVLKIIDTAGLGEVVGLLMCKVCGRRLPRHFCKSCSLVLCEPCKETSHMPQGHRVIAIKEAAEERRREFGTRLARLRELMGDLQKRKASLEGVSRDLQSRYKAVLQDYSKEERKIQEELARSRKFFTTSLSEVEKVNNQVMEEQAYLLNLAEVQIMSRCDYFLAKIKQGDIALLEEAADEEEPELTNSLPRELTLQEVELLKVSHVGPLQIGQVVKKPRTVNMEESLMETAACSSASFREPDLVQEEASCTPNSSPAKPRMPEAATSIQQCYFIKKMGSKGSLPGMFNLPVSLHVTLQGEVLVADRGNFRIQVFTRKGFLKEIRRSPSGIDSFVLSFLGADLPNLTPLSVTMNCHGLIGVTDSYDNSVKVYTMDGHCVACHRSQLSKPWGIAALPSGQFVVTDVEGGKLWCFTVDRGVGVVKYSCLCSAVRPKFVTCDAEGTIYFTQGLGLNLENRQYEHHLEGGFSIGSVSADGQLGRQISHFFSENEDFRCIAGMCVDARGDLIVADSSRKEILHFPKGGGYNILIREGLTCPIGIAITPKGQLLVLDCWDHCIKIYSYHLRRYSTP; via the exons ATGGAGAAACCTGGATTGAAGCTGAACGGCAACCAGAGTGGTATAAAACTGAACCAGAATACAAGAATGAG AATTGGAGCACCTTGGAATAGATGCGAGTACAAGACTTTGCACTGGCTAAAGCTGCCTTGGAAAGCCATGGCTGCCGCCCCTCATCTCAACTCGGATGCACTCCGAGAGGTCCTGGAGTGCCCCATTTGCATGGAGTCCTTCACTGAGGAGCACCTGAGACCCAAGCTCTTACACTGCGGGCACACCATCTGCAAACAGTGCTTGGAGAAACTCCTAGCAAACAGCATTAATGGGATACGGTGCCCCTTTTGCAGCAAAATCACACGGATCACAAGCTTAGCTCAGCTGACTGACAATCTTACTGTGCTGAAGATCATAGACACTGCTGGACTGGGGGAAGTGGTGGGTCTTCTCATGTGCAAGGTCTGTGGGAGAAGGTTGCCAAGACACTTCTGCAAGAGCTGTAGCTTGGTTTTATGTGAGCCATGCAAGGAGACATCACACATGCCCCAAGGGCATAGAGTCATTGCTATCAAAGAGGCTGCTGAAGAGCGTAGGAGGGAATTTGGGACGAGGCTTGCCAGACTTCGGGAGCTCATGGGTgatctgcagaaaagaaaagcatccCTGGAGGGTGTTTCGAGAGACCTGCAATCTAGATACAAAGCAGTTCTGCAAGATTACAGCAAAGAAGAGCGCAAGATCCAGGAAGAACTGGCCAGGTCACGCAAGTTCTTCACCACCTCTTTGTCTGAAGTGGAGAAGGTAAATAATCAGGTAATGGAGGAGCAAGCTTATCTGCTGAACTTAGCAGAAGTGCAGATAATGTCTCGCTGTGACTATTTCCTTGCCAAAATAAAGCAGGGAGATATAGCTCTCTTGGAGGAGGCAGCAGATGAGGAAGAACCAGAACTGACAAACAGTCTCCCAAGGGAGCTGACTCTTCAAGAGGTTGAACTCCTTAAGGTGAGCCATGTGGGACCACTGCAGATCGGGCAGGTGGTGAAGAAACCCCGGACCGTTAACATGGAGGAATCGCTCATGGAAACTGCAGCATGCTCATCGGCTTCATTTAGGGAGCCTGACTTGGTGCAAGAAGAGGCCAGCTGCACACCGAATTCCTCACCAGCCAAGCCGAGGATGCCTGAAGCAGCCACAAGTATCCAGCAGTGTTACTTCATCAAGAAGATGGGCTCCAAGGGCAGCCTGCCAGGGATGTTTAATCTCCCCGTCAGTCTACATGTCACCCTGCAAGGAGAGGTGCTTGTGGCAGACCGAGGCAATTTCCGAATCCAGGTTTTTACCCGCAAGGGCTTTCTGAAGGAGATCCGCCGGAGCCCTAGCGGAATCGATAGTTTTGTATTGAGTTTCCTTGGAGCAGACTTGCCTAATTTGACTCCCCTTTCTGTCACCATGAACTGCCATGGCTTGATAGGTGTGACTGACAGCTACGATAACTCTGTCAAGGTCTACACCATGGATGGCCATTGCGTAGCGTGTCACCGGAGCCAACTAAGCAAGCCCTGGGGCATCGCCGCCCTGCCTTCTGGGCAGTTTGTAGTGACCGACGTGGAAGGAGGGAAACTCTGGTGTTTCACAGTGGACCGCGGCGTGGGGGTAGTGAAGTACAGTTGCTTATGTAGCGCAGTGCGCCCAAAGTTTGTCACCTGCGATGCTGAAGGGACCATATACTTTACTCAAGGGCTGGGGCTTAACCTGGAAAACCGGCAGTACGAACACCATTTAGAAGGAGGCTTTTCAATTGGCTCCGTCAGCGCAGATGGGCAGCTGGGACGCCAGATTAGCCACTTCTTCTCCGAGAATGAGGATTTCAGGTGCATTGCCGGCATGTGTGTTGATgccaggggagacctcattgtgGCTGACAGCAGCCGTAAAGAAATCTTGCATTTTCCTAAAGGAGGTGGCTATAATATCTTAATCCGGGAAGGACTCACTTGTCCCATCGGTATCGCCATTACTCCCAAAGGGCAGCTGCTAGTGCTGGACTGTTGGGATCATTGCATTAAGATCTACAGTTACCATCTGAGAAGATATTCCACCCCTTAA
- the TRIM32 gene encoding E3 ubiquitin-protein ligase TRIM32 isoform X4 has protein sequence MAAAPHLNSDALREVLECPICMESFTEEHLRPKLLHCGHTICKQCLEKLLANSINGIRCPFCSKITRITSLAQLTDNLTVLKIIDTAGLGEVVGLLMCKVCGRRLPRHFCKSCSLVLCEPCKETSHMPQGHRVIAIKEAAEERRREFGTRLARLRELMGDLQKRKASLEGVSRDLQSRYKAVLQDYSKEERKIQEELARSRKFFTTSLSEVEKVNNQVMEEQAYLLNLAEVQIMSRCDYFLAKIKQGDIALLEEAADEEEPELTNSLPRELTLQEVELLKVSHVGPLQIGQVVKKPRTVNMEESLMETAACSSASFREPDLVQEEASCTPNSSPAKPRMPEAATSIQQCYFIKKMGSKGSLPGMFNLPVSLHVTLQGEVLVADRGNFRIQVFTRKGFLKEIRRSPSGIDSFVLSFLGADLPNLTPLSVTMNCHGLIGVTDSYDNSVKVYTMDGHCVACHRSQLSKPWGIAALPSGQFVVTDVEGGKLWCFTVDRGVGVVKYSCLCSAVRPKFVTCDAEGTIYFTQGLGLNLENRQYEHHLEGGFSIGSVSADGQLGRQISHFFSENEDFRCIAGMCVDARGDLIVADSSRKEILHFPKGGGYNILIREGLTCPIGIAITPKGQLLVLDCWDHCIKIYSYHLRRYSTP, from the coding sequence ATGGCTGCCGCCCCTCATCTCAACTCGGATGCACTCCGAGAGGTCCTGGAGTGCCCCATTTGCATGGAGTCCTTCACTGAGGAGCACCTGAGACCCAAGCTCTTACACTGCGGGCACACCATCTGCAAACAGTGCTTGGAGAAACTCCTAGCAAACAGCATTAATGGGATACGGTGCCCCTTTTGCAGCAAAATCACACGGATCACAAGCTTAGCTCAGCTGACTGACAATCTTACTGTGCTGAAGATCATAGACACTGCTGGACTGGGGGAAGTGGTGGGTCTTCTCATGTGCAAGGTCTGTGGGAGAAGGTTGCCAAGACACTTCTGCAAGAGCTGTAGCTTGGTTTTATGTGAGCCATGCAAGGAGACATCACACATGCCCCAAGGGCATAGAGTCATTGCTATCAAAGAGGCTGCTGAAGAGCGTAGGAGGGAATTTGGGACGAGGCTTGCCAGACTTCGGGAGCTCATGGGTgatctgcagaaaagaaaagcatccCTGGAGGGTGTTTCGAGAGACCTGCAATCTAGATACAAAGCAGTTCTGCAAGATTACAGCAAAGAAGAGCGCAAGATCCAGGAAGAACTGGCCAGGTCACGCAAGTTCTTCACCACCTCTTTGTCTGAAGTGGAGAAGGTAAATAATCAGGTAATGGAGGAGCAAGCTTATCTGCTGAACTTAGCAGAAGTGCAGATAATGTCTCGCTGTGACTATTTCCTTGCCAAAATAAAGCAGGGAGATATAGCTCTCTTGGAGGAGGCAGCAGATGAGGAAGAACCAGAACTGACAAACAGTCTCCCAAGGGAGCTGACTCTTCAAGAGGTTGAACTCCTTAAGGTGAGCCATGTGGGACCACTGCAGATCGGGCAGGTGGTGAAGAAACCCCGGACCGTTAACATGGAGGAATCGCTCATGGAAACTGCAGCATGCTCATCGGCTTCATTTAGGGAGCCTGACTTGGTGCAAGAAGAGGCCAGCTGCACACCGAATTCCTCACCAGCCAAGCCGAGGATGCCTGAAGCAGCCACAAGTATCCAGCAGTGTTACTTCATCAAGAAGATGGGCTCCAAGGGCAGCCTGCCAGGGATGTTTAATCTCCCCGTCAGTCTACATGTCACCCTGCAAGGAGAGGTGCTTGTGGCAGACCGAGGCAATTTCCGAATCCAGGTTTTTACCCGCAAGGGCTTTCTGAAGGAGATCCGCCGGAGCCCTAGCGGAATCGATAGTTTTGTATTGAGTTTCCTTGGAGCAGACTTGCCTAATTTGACTCCCCTTTCTGTCACCATGAACTGCCATGGCTTGATAGGTGTGACTGACAGCTACGATAACTCTGTCAAGGTCTACACCATGGATGGCCATTGCGTAGCGTGTCACCGGAGCCAACTAAGCAAGCCCTGGGGCATCGCCGCCCTGCCTTCTGGGCAGTTTGTAGTGACCGACGTGGAAGGAGGGAAACTCTGGTGTTTCACAGTGGACCGCGGCGTGGGGGTAGTGAAGTACAGTTGCTTATGTAGCGCAGTGCGCCCAAAGTTTGTCACCTGCGATGCTGAAGGGACCATATACTTTACTCAAGGGCTGGGGCTTAACCTGGAAAACCGGCAGTACGAACACCATTTAGAAGGAGGCTTTTCAATTGGCTCCGTCAGCGCAGATGGGCAGCTGGGACGCCAGATTAGCCACTTCTTCTCCGAGAATGAGGATTTCAGGTGCATTGCCGGCATGTGTGTTGATgccaggggagacctcattgtgGCTGACAGCAGCCGTAAAGAAATCTTGCATTTTCCTAAAGGAGGTGGCTATAATATCTTAATCCGGGAAGGACTCACTTGTCCCATCGGTATCGCCATTACTCCCAAAGGGCAGCTGCTAGTGCTGGACTGTTGGGATCATTGCATTAAGATCTACAGTTACCATCTGAGAAGATATTCCACCCCTTAA